The Pseudomonas sp. DG56-2 genome contains a region encoding:
- the hemA gene encoding glutamyl-tRNA reductase — translation MAFLALGINHKTASVDVRERVAFTPEQLVDALQQLCRLTPSREAAILSTCNRSELYIEQDHLTAESILRWLAEYHQLSLDELRACAYVHEDHDAVRHMMRVASGLDSLVLGEPQILGQMKSAYAVAREAGTIGPLLGRLFQATFSAAKQVRTDTAIGENPVSVAFAAVSLAKQIFSDLGRSQALLIGAGETITLVARHLHEQGVRRIVVANRTLERASTLAEQFGAHAVLLADIPQELVNSDIVISSTASQLPILGKGAVESALKLRRHKPIFMVDIAVPRDIEPEVGELDDVYLYTVDDLHDVVAENLKSRQGAAQAAEELVSSGAEDFMLRLRELAAVDVLKAYRQQSERLRDEELQKAQRLLANGGSAEEVLVQLARGLTNKLLHAPSVQLKKLSAEGRLDALAMAQELFALNEGSTDKPPQ, via the coding sequence ATGGCCTTTCTTGCACTCGGTATCAACCATAAGACTGCCTCGGTAGACGTTCGCGAGCGCGTGGCGTTTACCCCTGAGCAGCTGGTGGACGCCTTGCAGCAGCTCTGCCGACTGACTCCCAGCCGCGAAGCCGCGATCCTTTCGACCTGCAACCGCAGCGAGCTCTATATAGAGCAGGACCACCTGACAGCGGAAAGTATTCTGCGCTGGCTGGCCGAGTACCATCAGCTGAGTCTCGATGAACTGCGGGCTTGCGCCTACGTCCACGAAGATCATGATGCGGTTCGGCACATGATGCGGGTAGCCTCCGGGCTCGACTCGTTGGTGCTCGGTGAGCCGCAGATCCTCGGCCAGATGAAGTCTGCCTATGCCGTGGCCCGCGAAGCCGGCACCATTGGTCCGTTGCTTGGCCGACTGTTCCAGGCCACTTTCAGCGCGGCCAAGCAGGTGCGTACCGACACTGCCATTGGTGAAAACCCAGTCTCGGTGGCCTTTGCCGCGGTCAGCCTGGCCAAGCAAATTTTCAGTGACCTGGGCCGTAGCCAGGCATTGTTGATCGGCGCGGGTGAGACCATCACGCTGGTCGCGCGGCATCTGCACGAGCAAGGTGTCCGGCGTATCGTGGTTGCCAACCGTACCCTGGAGCGAGCCAGCACCCTGGCCGAGCAGTTCGGTGCTCACGCTGTACTGCTGGCAGATATTCCGCAGGAACTGGTCAACAGCGATATCGTCATCAGTTCCACCGCCAGCCAACTACCGATTCTGGGCAAGGGCGCGGTTGAAAGCGCCTTGAAACTGCGCCGGCACAAGCCCATCTTCATGGTCGATATCGCCGTACCGCGCGATATCGAGCCCGAAGTCGGTGAGTTGGACGATGTGTATCTGTACACCGTCGATGACTTGCACGACGTAGTCGCTGAAAACCTCAAGAGCCGCCAGGGCGCTGCCCAGGCTGCTGAGGAGCTGGTCTCGTCAGGTGCCGAGGATTTCATGCTGCGCCTGCGCGAGCTGGCGGCGGTCGATGTACTCAAGGCTTACCGTCAACAGAGCGAACGCCTGCGTGACGAAGAGTTGCAAAAGGCCCAGCGTCTTTTGGCCAATGGTGGCAGCGCTGAAGAGGTGCTGGTGCAATTGGCGCGCGGGCTGACCAACAAATTGCTTCATGCACCCAGTGTGCAACTGAAAAAGCTCTCTGCCGAAGGCCGCCTCGATGCGTTGGCCATGGCTCAGGAACTCTTTGCCCTCAATGAGGGATCGACGGATAAACCCCCGCAATGA
- a CDS encoding tetratricopeptide repeat protein produces the protein MNRSYALFLAFALLQGCQTLAPESTDTQAPALDAAQQPDKPVVYGSFSQDTIYNLLSAELAGQRNRFDIALDNYVSEAIKTQDAGISERAYRIAEYLGADQPALDTALIWAKNDPDNLDAQRAAAIQLARAGRYDDSMTYMEKVLQGKGDTHFDFLALSAAETDQDTRDGLQKSFDRLLQKYPDNSQLVFGKALLLQQDGNASAALALLEEHPPEDGEIAPVLLRSRLLQSVGRGDEALPLLQKTIRQYPDDKRLRLTYARTLVEQDRLDDAKIEFSSLVEQYPDDDELRYSLALICLETKNWDEAAGYLEELIERDSHVDAAHLNLGRIHEERNQQQAALDEYAQVGPGNDYLPAQLRQADILVANGRSTEASRRLALAREIQPDYAIQLYLIEAEALGNNDKDAQALQVLEQALKQYPDDNNLLYTRAMLAEKRNDLDQMEKDLRSIIAREPENAMALNALGYTLADRTSRYAEAKALIDKAHQINPDDPAVLDSLGWVNFRMGNLDEAERLLRQALERFPDHEVAAHLGEVLWSNGKRREARQIWAKGFEAQPDSPILRKTILRLTGSETL, from the coding sequence ATGAATAGATCCTACGCGTTGTTCCTTGCCTTTGCCCTGCTTCAGGGCTGTCAGACCCTGGCCCCCGAATCGACGGATACCCAGGCGCCTGCCCTTGACGCTGCACAGCAGCCGGACAAGCCTGTGGTGTATGGATCGTTCAGCCAGGACACCATCTACAATCTGTTGAGCGCGGAATTGGCCGGCCAGCGCAATCGCTTCGACATTGCCCTGGACAACTACGTCAGCGAAGCGATCAAGACCCAGGACGCCGGCATTTCCGAGCGTGCCTATCGCATTGCCGAATATTTGGGCGCCGATCAACCGGCGCTGGACACCGCCCTGATCTGGGCGAAAAACGATCCAGACAATCTCGACGCCCAACGTGCCGCTGCGATTCAGCTGGCGCGGGCTGGACGCTACGATGATTCGATGACCTACATGGAGAAGGTCCTCCAGGGCAAAGGCGACACCCACTTCGATTTCCTCGCGCTATCGGCTGCGGAAACCGATCAGGACACTCGCGACGGCCTGCAAAAAAGCTTCGATCGCTTGCTGCAGAAGTACCCGGACAATAGCCAACTGGTATTCGGCAAAGCCCTGCTGCTACAACAGGACGGCAATGCCAGCGCAGCCCTGGCACTGCTGGAGGAGCACCCACCGGAAGACGGCGAGATCGCCCCGGTACTCCTGCGCTCGCGCCTGCTACAAAGCGTAGGTCGTGGGGATGAGGCCCTGCCGCTGCTGCAGAAAACCATCCGCCAGTACCCGGACGACAAACGTCTGCGCCTTACCTACGCCCGCACCCTGGTTGAACAGGATCGCCTGGACGATGCCAAGATCGAGTTTTCCAGCCTGGTCGAACAGTACCCGGATGACGATGAGCTGCGCTATTCCCTGGCCCTCATCTGCCTGGAAACCAAGAACTGGGATGAAGCAGCCGGTTATCTGGAAGAGTTGATCGAGCGCGATAGCCATGTCGATGCTGCCCACCTGAACCTGGGTCGCATCCATGAGGAGCGCAATCAACAGCAAGCGGCACTGGACGAATACGCCCAGGTCGGCCCGGGCAACGACTACCTGCCCGCCCAATTGCGTCAGGCAGACATCCTGGTTGCCAACGGCCGCAGCACCGAAGCTTCGCGGCGCCTGGCCCTGGCCCGTGAGATCCAGCCCGACTATGCCATCCAGTTGTACCTGATCGAAGCCGAAGCCCTTGGCAACAACGACAAGGATGCCCAGGCCCTGCAGGTGCTGGAGCAAGCACTGAAACAATACCCGGACGACAACAACCTGCTGTACACCCGGGCCATGCTGGCAGAGAAACGCAACGACCTGGACCAGATGGAAAAGGATTTGCGCAGCATTATTGCCCGCGAGCCGGAAAATGCCATGGCCCTCAACGCCCTGGGCTACACGCTGGCTGACCGCACCTCGCGATATGCAGAAGCCAAGGCGCTGATCGACAAAGCCCATCAGATCAATCCGGACGACCCCGCAGTGCTCGACAGCCTGGGCTGGGTCAATTTCAGGATGGGTAATCTCGACGAGGCCGAGCGCCTTTTGCGCCAGGCCCTGGAACGTTTCCCTGACCATGAAGTGGCCGCCCACCTGGGTGAAGTGCTGTGGTCCAACGGCAAGCGCCGCGAAGCACGCCAGATCTGGGCCAAGGGTTTCGAAGCCCAACCAGACAGCCCAATCCTGCGCAAGACTATTTTGCGCCTGACCGGATCCGAGACTCTTTAA
- the lolB gene encoding lipoprotein insertase outer membrane protein LolB codes for MFLRHCITFSLIALLTGCAGFGSREALQQGQGSPQLWREHKQQLSTLDGWQINGKVGIRAPKDSGSGTLFWLQRQDYYDIRLSGPLGRGAARLTGRPGGVVLEVANQGRYEAKNPEALLAEQLGWELPVSHLVWWVRGLPAPDSKSQLTLGSDSRLANLKQDGWNVEYLSYTEQNGYWLPERLKLHGQNIDVTVVVKDWQPRQLGH; via the coding sequence ATGTTTTTGCGCCACTGCATCACCTTCAGCCTGATCGCCCTGCTCACCGGCTGTGCCGGATTCGGTTCCCGCGAGGCCCTACAACAGGGCCAGGGCAGCCCACAACTCTGGCGCGAGCACAAACAACAGCTGAGCACGCTTGATGGCTGGCAGATCAACGGCAAGGTGGGAATCCGCGCGCCGAAAGACTCTGGCAGCGGCACCTTGTTCTGGTTGCAACGCCAGGACTACTACGACATTCGCCTGTCCGGCCCGCTGGGTCGTGGCGCTGCGCGGCTGACCGGTCGCCCGGGAGGCGTAGTGTTGGAGGTTGCCAACCAGGGACGCTATGAAGCGAAGAACCCGGAAGCACTTCTGGCCGAACAACTGGGCTGGGAGCTACCGGTTTCGCACCTGGTCTGGTGGGTTCGCGGCCTGCCCGCACCCGACAGCAAAAGCCAGTTGACCCTGGGTAGCGACAGCCGCCTGGCAAACCTCAAGCAGGATGGCTGGAACGTCGAGTACCTGAGCTACACCGAGCAGAACGGCTACTGGCTGCCCGAACGCCTCAAGCTGCATGGCCAGAACATCGACGTTACGGTGGTAGTGAAAGACTGGCAACCACGCCAGCTGGGGCACTGA
- the ispE gene encoding 4-(cytidine 5'-diphospho)-2-C-methyl-D-erythritol kinase: MSRLTLPAPAKLNLMLHILGRRADGYHLLETLFQFLDYGDELSFAVRDNSEIRLHSNIEGVPHDSNLIVKAARKLQALTGCTQGADIWLEKVLPMGGGIGGGSSDAATTLLGLNHLWKLQCSEDQLAELGLSLGADVPVFVRGHAAFAEGVGEILTPADPEEPWYVVLVPQVFVSTAEIFSHPQLTRDSLPLKMRPVPKGNSRNDCQLVVEQSYPEVRNSLNLLNKFTEARLTGTGSCVFGAFPSKAEADKVLALLADTQSGFVAKGSNVSMLHRKLQSLL, translated from the coding sequence ATGTCACGACTGACCTTGCCGGCACCCGCCAAGCTCAACCTGATGCTGCACATTCTTGGTCGCCGAGCCGATGGCTATCACCTGCTGGAAACACTGTTCCAGTTTCTCGACTACGGCGATGAGCTGTCTTTCGCAGTGCGCGATAACAGTGAAATCCGTCTTCACAGCAACATTGAAGGCGTACCCCATGACAGCAACCTGATCGTCAAGGCAGCGCGCAAACTGCAGGCACTGACCGGCTGCACCCAAGGCGCTGACATCTGGTTGGAAAAAGTCCTGCCCATGGGCGGCGGTATCGGTGGTGGCAGCTCTGATGCCGCCACCACCCTGCTCGGTCTGAATCACCTGTGGAAACTTCAATGCAGTGAAGATCAGTTGGCCGAACTGGGCCTGAGCCTGGGCGCCGATGTTCCGGTTTTCGTCCGTGGTCACGCTGCATTCGCCGAAGGTGTAGGCGAGATCCTCACCCCCGCAGACCCGGAAGAACCCTGGTACGTCGTGCTGGTCCCGCAAGTATTTGTTAGTACTGCAGAAATTTTTTCGCATCCGCAGTTGACACGTGATTCTTTGCCCCTTAAGATGCGCCCCGTTCCCAAGGGAAACAGTCGAAATGACTGTCAACTGGTAGTAGAGCAAAGTTACCCAGAAGTACGTAACTCACTGAATTTGCTAAACAAATTCACTGAAGCTAGACTTACCGGAACTGGAAGTTGTGTGTTTGGGGCCTTCCCAAGCAAAGCTGAAGCTGATAAAGTTTTGGCCCTTCTTGCAGATACCCAATCAGGGTTTGTAGCAAAGGGAAGCAACGTTTCGATGTTGCATCGCAAGCTTCAAAGTCTGCTCTAG
- a CDS encoding ribose-phosphate pyrophosphokinase: MSKMMVFTGNANPDLARRVVRQLHIPLGDVSVGKFSDGEISTEINENVRGKDVFIIQPTCAPTNDNLMELVVMADAFRRSSASRITAVIPYFGYARQDRRPRSARVAISAKVVADMLTVVGIDRVLTVDLHADQIQGFFDIPVDNIYGSPVLVDDIEDQRFENLMIVSPDIGGVVRARAVAKSLGVDLGIIDKRREKANHSEVMHIIGDVEGRTCILVDDMVDTAGTLCHAAKALKEHGAAKVYAYCTHPVLSGRAIENIENSVLDELVVTNTIPLSAAAQACARIRQLDIAPVVAEAVRRISNEESISAMFR, from the coding sequence GTGTCCAAGATGATGGTCTTTACGGGGAACGCTAACCCCGATCTGGCTCGGCGTGTCGTACGTCAGCTGCATATCCCACTGGGTGATGTTTCTGTCGGTAAGTTCTCCGACGGCGAAATCAGCACTGAGATTAATGAAAATGTTCGTGGTAAGGACGTTTTCATCATTCAGCCGACTTGCGCGCCAACCAACGATAATCTGATGGAACTGGTAGTGATGGCCGACGCCTTCCGCCGCTCCTCAGCGTCCCGAATCACTGCCGTGATTCCTTACTTCGGATATGCCCGCCAGGATCGCCGTCCGCGTTCGGCGCGTGTTGCAATCAGCGCCAAAGTTGTCGCTGACATGCTCACCGTCGTTGGTATCGACCGTGTTCTCACCGTCGATCTGCACGCAGACCAAATCCAGGGCTTCTTCGATATTCCGGTAGATAACATCTACGGCTCCCCCGTTCTGGTGGATGACATCGAAGACCAGCGTTTCGAGAATCTCATGATCGTGTCCCCGGACATCGGCGGCGTCGTGCGTGCACGAGCTGTTGCCAAGTCCCTGGGTGTCGATCTGGGTATCATCGACAAACGCCGTGAAAAGGCCAATCACTCCGAAGTGATGCATATCATCGGCGACGTCGAAGGACGTACGTGTATTCTCGTCGACGACATGGTCGATACCGCCGGCACTCTGTGCCACGCGGCCAAGGCTTTGAAAGAACACGGCGCTGCCAAGGTTTACGCCTACTGCACGCACCCTGTCCTGTCGGGTCGAGCGATCGAGAATATCGAGAACTCCGTGCTGGACGAACTGGTGGTAACCAATACCATCCCGTTGTCCGCTGCTGCACAAGCCTGTGCACGTATCCGTCAACTGGATATCGCACCGGTTGTTGCTGAAGCGGTCCGCCGCATCAGCAATGAAGAATCGATCAGCGCAATGTTCCGCTGA
- a CDS encoding 50S ribosomal protein L25/general stress protein Ctc has translation MTEFTLNAQARNDLGKGASRRLRRLASSIPAVVYGGDKEAQSLTIVAKEIAKLFENEAAFSHVIELNVDGVKQNVIVKAMQRHPAKQFIMHADFVRVVAGQKLTAKVPVHFVNEEAPVKKGGEISHVVAEIEVSCEAKDLPEFIEVDLANAEVGTIVHLSDLKAPKGVEFVALAHGNDLAVANVHAPRVAPEAAEGAAE, from the coding sequence ATGACTGAATTCACTCTGAACGCCCAAGCGCGTAACGACCTGGGGAAAGGTGCGAGCCGCCGCCTGCGTCGTCTCGCCTCCAGCATCCCTGCCGTAGTTTACGGTGGTGACAAGGAAGCTCAATCCCTGACCATCGTGGCCAAGGAAATCGCCAAACTGTTCGAAAACGAAGCTGCTTTCAGCCACGTGATCGAACTGAACGTTGACGGCGTCAAGCAAAACGTCATCGTTAAAGCGATGCAGCGTCACCCTGCCAAGCAGTTCATCATGCACGCTGACTTCGTCCGCGTTGTTGCTGGCCAGAAACTGACCGCCAAAGTACCAGTTCACTTCGTCAACGAAGAAGCCCCGGTCAAGAAAGGCGGCGAAATCTCCCACGTAGTGGCCGAGATCGAAGTTTCTTGCGAAGCCAAGGACCTGCCTGAGTTCATCGAAGTCGACCTGGCTAACGCCGAAGTCGGCACCATCGTTCACCTGTCGGACCTCAAAGCTCCGAAAGGCGTCGAGTTCGTCGCTCTGGCCCACGGCAACGACCTGGCTGTTGCCAACGTCCACGCTCCGCGTGTTGCGCCTGAAGCTGCAGAAGGCGCTGCTGAGTAA
- the pth gene encoding aminoacyl-tRNA hydrolase has protein sequence MTAIQLIVGLGNPGPEYEQTRHNAGALFVERIASAQRVNLTADRKYFGLTAKFSFQGNDVRLLIPTTFMNRSGQAVAALANFFRIPPDAILVAHDELDLPPGVAKLKKGGGHGGHNGLRDIIAQLGNNNDFHRLRLGIGHPGDSSRVSGFVLGKAPRAEQEKLDASIDFALGVLPDILAGDWTRAMRELHSQKA, from the coding sequence GTGACCGCCATCCAACTGATCGTCGGCCTGGGAAACCCTGGCCCCGAATACGAACAGACCCGGCATAACGCAGGGGCTCTTTTCGTAGAACGTATTGCCAGCGCCCAGCGTGTCAATCTGACTGCTGACCGCAAGTATTTCGGCCTGACAGCTAAATTCAGCTTTCAGGGCAACGACGTTCGTCTGTTGATCCCGACCACCTTTATGAACCGCAGCGGCCAGGCCGTTGCTGCACTGGCGAACTTTTTCCGCATCCCGCCAGATGCCATCCTGGTGGCTCACGACGAACTCGACCTGCCTCCTGGCGTCGCCAAACTCAAGAAAGGCGGCGGCCATGGTGGGCATAACGGTCTGCGCGACATCATTGCGCAGCTCGGCAACAACAACGACTTTCACCGTCTGCGGCTTGGCATTGGCCACCCGGGTGACAGCAGCAGGGTCTCCGGTTTTGTCCTGGGCAAGGCGCCGCGCGCCGAGCAGGAAAAGCTGGACGCCAGTATCGATTTTGCCCTCGGCGTGCTGCCGGACATCCTCGCCGGCGACTGGACGCGTGCGATGAGAGAGCTGCACAGCCAGAAGGCCTGA
- the ychF gene encoding redox-regulated ATPase YchF codes for MGFNCGIVGLPNVGKSTLFNALTKSGIAAENFPFCTIEPNSGIVPMPDPRLDALAAIVKPNRVLPTTMEFVDIAGLVAGASKGEGLGNKFLANIRETDAIAHVVRCFEDENVIHVSNSVDPKRDIEIIDLELIFADLDSCEKQLQKVTRNAKGGDKDALAQKAVLEKLIPHFTEGKPARSLMKDMADDEKALIRGFHLLTSKPVMYIANVAEDGFENNPLLDVVRAIAEEEGAVVVPVCNKIEAEIAELDEGEEKDMFLEALGLEEPGLNRVIRAGYGLLNLQTYFTAGVQEVRAWTVRIGATAPQAAGVIHTDFEKGFIRAEVIAYDDFIQFKGESGAKEAGKWRLEGKDYIVKDGDVMHFRFNV; via the coding sequence ATGGGTTTCAATTGCGGCATCGTCGGTTTGCCCAACGTCGGCAAGTCCACCCTGTTCAACGCCTTGACCAAATCCGGCATCGCGGCAGAGAACTTCCCCTTCTGCACCATCGAGCCGAACAGCGGCATCGTGCCGATGCCTGATCCGCGCCTGGACGCCTTGGCGGCCATCGTCAAGCCGAACCGCGTGCTGCCGACCACCATGGAATTCGTCGACATCGCAGGCCTGGTAGCCGGTGCATCCAAAGGTGAAGGTCTGGGCAACAAGTTCCTGGCCAACATCCGTGAGACCGACGCCATTGCCCATGTGGTCCGCTGCTTCGAAGACGAGAACGTGATTCACGTTTCCAACAGTGTCGACCCCAAGCGCGATATCGAGATCATCGATCTGGAACTGATCTTCGCCGACCTCGACAGCTGCGAGAAGCAACTGCAAAAGGTCACGCGTAATGCCAAAGGCGGTGACAAGGATGCCCTGGCCCAGAAGGCTGTCCTGGAAAAGCTGATTCCGCACTTCACCGAAGGCAAGCCTGCGCGCAGCCTGATGAAGGACATGGCAGATGACGAGAAGGCACTGATCCGTGGCTTCCACCTGCTGACCAGCAAACCGGTCATGTACATTGCCAACGTTGCCGAAGACGGTTTCGAGAACAACCCGCTGCTGGACGTTGTTCGCGCCATCGCTGAAGAAGAAGGCGCCGTCGTGGTACCGGTGTGCAACAAGATCGAAGCAGAAATCGCCGAGCTCGACGAAGGCGAAGAAAAAGACATGTTCCTCGAGGCCCTGGGCCTTGAAGAGCCTGGCTTGAACCGCGTTATCCGTGCAGGCTACGGTCTGCTCAACCTGCAGACCTACTTCACTGCAGGTGTACAGGAAGTTCGCGCCTGGACCGTACGCATCGGCGCCACCGCCCCACAGGCTGCTGGCGTGATCCACACCGACTTCGAAAAAGGCTTCATCCGTGCCGAAGTGATCGCCTATGACGACTTCATTCAGTTCAAGGGTGAGAGCGGCGCGAAGGAAGCCGGCAAGTGGCGCCTGGAAGGCAAGGACTACATCGTCAAGGACGGTGATGTGATGCACTTCCGCTTCAACGTCTGA
- a CDS encoding carbohydrate porin — MFFSFRALLTSSLCSGLSLCILPLSSAQADTSDLMSRSTLTGDWGGERQKLADAGVKLTGDYSSETISNLHGGIKRGTRYAQQIRIGAQFDLSKLLDTPDAGVVQIIVNDRRGHSATEDLLGNRLSAQENYGGQYTRLTEFSYQRKLFSPDLSTKVGFMVMGTDFGGMPILANFVSAGFCAHPLTMGSGSGWGNYPTAHWGGELRYNVNPSLTLQTAVFQVNPEYNMRSSKAFSMPSNGTTGAILPLEAIFDNDDFLDGQYKVGWYYDTSDAAKIGSTEKSSNRTGAYVLMDQAIWKDEQDPESVLRLFGQAATSNAATSPMRRWYSIGLVKQKPFASRPKDSISFGYGRAVLNSRTRDVQEAAAGSPGEYDMIAGLDNAEQMLELNYGAQVTPWLLLRPDLQYYIEPGAFFGKKRGNALALGLQVKATF; from the coding sequence ATGTTTTTTTCTTTCCGCGCACTGCTGACCAGCAGCCTGTGCAGCGGTCTGTCGCTATGCATCTTGCCACTATCCTCAGCACAGGCTGACACCTCCGATCTGATGAGTCGTTCGACACTCACCGGCGACTGGGGGGGCGAACGCCAGAAACTGGCCGACGCGGGGGTCAAGCTCACGGGGGACTACAGTTCTGAAACCATTTCCAACCTGCACGGCGGGATCAAGCGCGGTACACGCTACGCCCAACAAATTCGCATTGGCGCCCAGTTCGATCTGAGCAAACTGCTGGACACGCCTGATGCGGGAGTGGTGCAGATCATCGTCAATGATCGTCGCGGACACAGCGCTACGGAAGACTTGCTCGGCAACCGCCTGTCCGCACAGGAGAACTATGGTGGTCAGTACACTCGGCTGACCGAGTTCAGCTATCAGCGCAAGCTGTTTTCGCCAGACCTGTCGACCAAGGTTGGCTTCATGGTAATGGGCACCGACTTTGGCGGCATGCCAATCCTGGCCAACTTTGTCAGCGCAGGCTTCTGTGCACATCCGCTGACCATGGGCAGCGGCAGTGGCTGGGGCAATTATCCGACGGCACATTGGGGCGGTGAGTTGCGCTACAACGTCAACCCATCATTGACGCTGCAAACGGCTGTATTCCAGGTTAACCCGGAGTACAACATGCGCTCCTCCAAAGCCTTCTCCATGCCCAGTAACGGTACCACCGGTGCAATTTTGCCCCTGGAAGCGATCTTCGATAACGACGATTTTCTTGATGGCCAGTACAAGGTGGGGTGGTACTACGACACCTCCGACGCTGCCAAAATTGGCAGCACGGAAAAAAGCAGCAACCGCACAGGCGCCTACGTGTTGATGGACCAGGCAATCTGGAAAGATGAGCAAGATCCGGAAAGCGTGCTGCGCCTTTTTGGCCAGGCGGCCACCAGCAATGCGGCAACCTCGCCGATGCGCCGCTGGTACTCGATAGGACTGGTCAAGCAAAAGCCTTTTGCAAGTCGCCCGAAAGACTCCATCTCGTTTGGTTACGGCCGTGCGGTGCTCAACTCGCGCACGCGAGACGTACAGGAGGCGGCTGCCGGCAGCCCGGGGGAATACGACATGATCGCGGGGCTGGACAATGCAGAGCAGATGCTGGAGCTCAACTATGGTGCGCAAGTCACACCCTGGCTGCTTTTGCGCCCGGACCTGCAGTACTACATTGAGCCTGGTGCGTTCTTTGGCAAGAAAAGGGGGAATGCGTTGGCGTTAGGGTTACAGGTCAAGGCGACGTTTTAA